Proteins encoded by one window of Prevotella nigrescens:
- a CDS encoding type I restriction enzyme HsdR N-terminal domain-containing protein, with translation MNKTLWNYYKQSTDGQNAIAMFNPEPDDAYQEIENIATFLQKLDGYVEPQHFTDRVFVYEVNLSERNLLIEELSERKSFETFVESYDLKEFDIQEEKVIWFEENYFIKADKFRQKAATIDALSMYLYFYDAYFKPILLPRRFDIIQKSCDALGIELLPIPRTKSYKEYLMYYYDICGAINKFQEENGLTDAEVCACIYDYGARVLSEEEKQENEELPPPTNVWLTGGSGKGDFEFLDSLGKDSQAQTSIWACNERTRKGDLVIIYCTSPRSFIHSIWRAESVGIFNPFDYYHCRTTVCKGIRLPQISFADLKNDPYFSQQPIVRKNLQGINGVAFSAKDYSELLRLAEEKGAKTNNYPQLYVGKAIDFGKIKQEKDVEENILIPILKRIGYHVSDWTRQLQLKAGRKEKAIPDFVFFPQGAKHFESAPLVIEAKLDISSMLEEQKAFRQALSYARMLRSNLMGICDKERLIIYALDSSGSCNIEKPLFESHWQSIYSDDIIGSKLNQIIGAEVMKEKALLMK, from the coding sequence ATGAACAAAACATTATGGAATTACTATAAGCAGTCAACAGATGGACAAAATGCAATTGCAATGTTTAATCCAGAGCCAGACGATGCTTATCAAGAAATAGAGAATATAGCAACTTTCTTACAAAAGTTGGACGGTTATGTTGAACCTCAACATTTTACAGATCGCGTATTTGTGTACGAAGTTAACCTTTCCGAACGGAATCTCTTAATCGAAGAACTTTCCGAGCGCAAGAGTTTCGAAACTTTTGTAGAATCCTATGACTTAAAAGAGTTTGATATTCAAGAAGAAAAGGTTATTTGGTTTGAAGAAAATTATTTTATCAAAGCAGATAAATTCAGACAAAAAGCAGCTACAATAGATGCTCTATCAATGTACTTATACTTTTATGATGCTTATTTCAAGCCTATCCTTCTTCCACGTAGATTTGATATTATTCAAAAAAGCTGTGATGCGTTGGGTATAGAACTGCTACCTATTCCGCGCACAAAAAGTTATAAAGAATATTTAATGTACTACTATGACATTTGTGGCGCAATAAATAAATTTCAAGAAGAAAATGGACTAACAGACGCTGAAGTCTGCGCCTGCATATACGATTACGGAGCAAGAGTCTTGTCAGAAGAAGAAAAACAAGAGAATGAAGAATTGCCACCACCTACAAATGTATGGCTAACTGGAGGATCTGGCAAAGGAGATTTTGAGTTTCTCGATTCATTAGGGAAAGATTCACAAGCCCAAACATCTATTTGGGCTTGCAACGAGAGAACACGTAAAGGAGACCTCGTTATTATATATTGCACATCGCCTAGAAGTTTTATCCATTCTATTTGGCGTGCAGAATCTGTTGGTATCTTTAACCCTTTCGATTATTACCATTGCCGAACGACTGTATGTAAAGGGATAAGACTTCCACAGATATCGTTTGCAGACTTGAAGAATGATCCTTATTTCTCGCAGCAACCCATTGTCCGTAAGAATTTACAAGGAATAAACGGAGTAGCATTTTCAGCCAAAGACTATTCAGAGTTATTGAGGTTAGCAGAAGAAAAAGGTGCAAAAACTAATAATTATCCCCAACTCTATGTTGGCAAAGCAATTGATTTTGGGAAAATTAAACAAGAAAAGGATGTAGAAGAGAATATCCTTATTCCCATATTAAAACGAATAGGTTATCACGTTTCTGATTGGACAAGACAATTACAGCTAAAAGCAGGGAGAAAAGAGAAGGCTATTCCCGACTTTGTATTCTTCCCACAAGGGGCTAAACATTTTGAAAGTGCTCCGCTGGTAATTGAAGCTAAACTAGACATTTCATCAATGTTAGAGGAACAAAAAGCATTTCGCCAAGCATTGTCATACGCTCGTATGTTACGCTCTAACTTAATGGGCATTTGCGACAAGGAAAGGCTCATCATCTACGCTCTTGACTCTTCAGGAAGTTGCAATATAGAAAAGCCATTATTTGAAAGCCACTGGCAGAGTATTTACTCTGATGATATTATAGGTTCTAAATTGAATCAGATTATAGGAGCAGAGGTTATGAAAGAAAAAGCCCTCCTAATGAAATAA
- the dxs gene encoding 1-deoxy-D-xylulose-5-phosphate synthase, giving the protein MSNENTFKLLSKIDSPADLRKLSIDELPTLCDELRKDIIQEVAVNPGHLASSLGAIEITVACHYVFNTPEDRVVWDVGHQAYGHKILTHRRECFCENRKKDGLMPFPSPKESEYDTFTCGHASNSISAALGMAVAAKMTNHPERHVVAIIGDGAMSGGLAFEGLNNASSQPNDLLIILNDNDMSIDRAVGGMQQYLLNLDTNETYNRLRFKASQWLHAKGILNDKRRKGIIRLNNAIKSALAQQQNLFEGMDIRYFGPFDGHDVKEVVRVLNQLKNMKGPKLLHLHTTKGKGYKPAEKSATVWHAPGKFDPETGQRLVQDNSNKPPKFQDVFGHTLLELARSNPRIVGVTPAMPTGCSMNIMMKEMPDRTFDVGIAEGHAMTFSAGMAKDGLQPFCNIYSSFAQRAYDNIIHDAAILNLPVVLCLDRAGLVGEDGATHHGAFDMAFLRPIPNVTIASPMDERELRRLMFTAQLPEKGFFVIRYPRGSGALMDWQCPLEEVKVGTGRKLYDKTFGTDQEKAAKSIAVLTIGPVGNDALKAIEELEQENKCTGRIAHYDMRFLKPIDENILEEVGQNFSEVITVEDGAKNGGLGTAVMEWLNEHNHNIHVQRLALPDEFIEQGTVQQLRQLCGIDKDSIKREIEKRL; this is encoded by the coding sequence ATGTCGAACGAGAATACTTTCAAACTTTTAAGCAAAATTGATTCGCCTGCCGATTTAAGAAAATTGAGCATTGACGAGCTACCAACCTTATGCGACGAACTTCGTAAAGACATAATTCAAGAAGTAGCTGTTAATCCAGGACACCTCGCATCGAGCCTTGGCGCAATCGAAATTACCGTAGCCTGTCATTACGTTTTCAATACGCCTGAAGACAGAGTAGTGTGGGACGTGGGACATCAGGCATACGGACACAAGATTTTAACGCATCGTCGCGAATGCTTCTGCGAAAACAGAAAGAAAGATGGACTTATGCCTTTCCCCTCTCCAAAAGAAAGCGAATACGACACGTTTACTTGTGGGCATGCTTCCAATTCCATTTCGGCAGCATTAGGAATGGCAGTAGCTGCCAAGATGACAAACCACCCCGAACGCCACGTAGTAGCCATTATCGGCGACGGTGCAATGAGCGGTGGCTTGGCTTTTGAGGGTTTGAACAATGCTTCGAGCCAGCCCAACGACTTGCTCATCATCTTGAACGACAACGATATGTCGATAGACAGAGCCGTTGGCGGTATGCAACAATACCTGCTCAACCTCGATACCAACGAAACTTACAACAGGCTTCGTTTCAAGGCGTCGCAATGGTTGCATGCCAAAGGCATACTGAACGACAAGCGACGCAAGGGCATTATTCGCCTGAACAATGCCATCAAGTCGGCTCTTGCCCAACAGCAGAACCTCTTCGAGGGTATGGATATACGCTACTTCGGCCCATTCGACGGGCACGATGTCAAGGAAGTGGTAAGGGTGTTGAACCAACTTAAAAATATGAAAGGACCGAAACTGCTGCACCTGCACACCACGAAAGGCAAGGGATACAAACCTGCCGAGAAGAGCGCAACAGTGTGGCACGCACCTGGAAAGTTCGACCCCGAAACAGGACAGCGTCTTGTGCAGGACAACAGCAATAAGCCACCAAAGTTCCAAGATGTGTTTGGGCATACCCTTTTAGAGCTTGCAAGAAGCAATCCACGCATTGTTGGCGTTACGCCTGCCATGCCGACGGGGTGCTCGATGAACATTATGATGAAGGAAATGCCCGACCGCACCTTCGACGTTGGCATAGCCGAGGGGCACGCCATGACTTTCTCGGCAGGCATGGCAAAGGACGGCTTGCAACCATTCTGCAACATTTACAGTTCTTTCGCACAGCGCGCTTACGACAATATCATTCACGATGCCGCCATCTTGAACCTCCCCGTTGTGCTCTGCTTAGACCGCGCAGGACTCGTTGGCGAAGACGGTGCAACCCACCACGGTGCTTTCGACATGGCTTTCTTGCGTCCTATCCCGAACGTTACCATTGCTTCGCCAATGGACGAACGCGAATTGCGCCGGCTTATGTTTACTGCCCAACTGCCCGAAAAGGGCTTCTTCGTGATAAGATACCCTCGTGGCAGCGGTGCATTGATGGATTGGCAATGCCCATTAGAGGAAGTAAAGGTGGGCACAGGACGTAAACTTTACGACAAGACTTTCGGCACCGACCAGGAGAAAGCCGCGAAAAGCATAGCCGTCCTTACCATTGGCCCTGTGGGAAACGATGCGCTGAAAGCCATCGAAGAGCTGGAACAAGAAAACAAGTGCACAGGTCGCATTGCCCACTACGATATGCGTTTCCTGAAGCCAATAGACGAAAACATACTCGAAGAGGTTGGACAGAACTTCTCGGAAGTCATCACTGTGGAAGACGGGGCGAAGAACGGTGGACTTGGAACAGCCGTCATGGAATGGCTGAACGAGCACAACCACAACATACACGTGCAAAGGTTAGCCCTTCCCGACGAATTTATCGAGCAGGGAACAGTGCAGCAACTCCGCCAATTGTGCGGAATTGACAAGGACAGCATAAAGCGGGAAATAGAAAAAAGATTGTAA
- a CDS encoding Bax inhibitor-1/YccA family protein, with translation MEFDNFSSANNERFNELEASHTWSLLMRKVYTWMAMALTITGAVAYGVSNSEAMLTMLYSGMGPILICSLAELGIVVYLSSRIEKLSLTTATMWFIIFAILNGVTLGAIFLIYTLTSIAQTFFVTAGTFAAMAIVGSTTKKDLTQIGGILFMALIGLIIAVIVNVFLHSSMFNLIVSGIGVLIFTGLTAWDAQKIKEMVKQAPDANESAQKIALLGSLSLYLDFINLFLYLLRFLGRRN, from the coding sequence ATGGAGTTTGACAATTTTTCGAGCGCAAATAACGAGCGCTTCAACGAATTAGAAGCATCGCATACATGGTCTTTGCTTATGCGCAAAGTCTACACATGGATGGCGATGGCACTTACTATTACAGGTGCTGTGGCATACGGAGTTAGTAACTCTGAGGCGATGTTGACTATGCTTTATAGCGGTATGGGACCAATATTGATTTGTAGTTTAGCCGAACTTGGTATTGTTGTCTACCTTTCTTCACGTATAGAGAAGCTATCGTTAACGACTGCCACAATGTGGTTTATCATTTTTGCTATTCTAAACGGAGTTACATTGGGTGCAATTTTCTTAATTTACACTCTGACTTCCATCGCCCAGACTTTCTTTGTTACAGCAGGGACATTCGCTGCAATGGCTATTGTGGGTAGCACAACAAAGAAAGATCTAACCCAGATAGGCGGTATCTTATTTATGGCGCTTATAGGTTTAATTATTGCAGTTATAGTAAACGTCTTCTTGCACAGTTCGATGTTTAACTTGATTGTCAGTGGTATAGGTGTATTAATCTTTACAGGATTGACTGCTTGGGATGCACAAAAAATTAAAGAAATGGTAAAGCAAGCGCCTGATGCAAATGAGTCAGCACAAAAGATTGCGCTGTTGGGTTCGCTAAGTCTGTACTTAGATTTCATCAACCTTTTCCTTTATTTACTTCGGTTCTTAGGAAGGAGAAACTAA
- a CDS encoding DUF6383 domain-containing protein, with translation MLTIPTFAEGNEILTPTSCTIENKRVYEPLNVTNIYFAGKITVAEDAKALITCDGKTVATGTIKSDTYQEQGIAVISFDKLILPKGRSYQLEVPSGTISLKSNPTIKAENLKFSFTVPSKIQGKYCSVKDGSTVTSERLMCFYFETETEPIGEPEMTLYREGLPVRTFKANVGWDWNLGQAYANFGEKMNFEKGVHYSLVLPEGSLRPRFRADITNEEAKVDFVGGYTEPMETINYVGCNILDNKDGVLNEVRFFYNQPIMLSPNAKIQLFGNNNKLIKEATPVLTKEKEQWVVSCNFGGVEVPHEGCYIVIPEGSIISANGNVVVNSKNVLSVTNPTGIGKVSNNDVGICVSGRQVVIDNAPLGETLSVYSVNGTKIANSLVSSSHIVLELPSEGIYIVSINGYVNKIVAR, from the coding sequence ATGCTCACAATACCAACATTTGCGGAGGGTAATGAAATATTAACTCCGACGAGTTGTACTATTGAAAATAAGCGAGTATATGAACCGCTTAATGTAACTAACATCTATTTTGCAGGTAAAATTACAGTTGCTGAAGATGCAAAAGCCCTGATAACTTGCGATGGTAAGACGGTAGCAACTGGTACAATTAAGTCTGATACCTATCAAGAACAGGGTATTGCGGTTATTTCTTTCGATAAACTTATTCTTCCCAAAGGTCGCTCTTATCAGTTGGAAGTTCCATCAGGTACAATTAGTCTTAAAAGTAATCCTACGATAAAAGCTGAAAATCTTAAATTTAGCTTTACAGTCCCTTCAAAGATTCAAGGAAAATATTGTTCTGTTAAAGATGGTTCTACTGTAACATCAGAAAGACTTATGTGTTTCTATTTTGAAACAGAAACAGAACCTATTGGAGAACCAGAAATGACATTGTATAGAGAGGGGCTCCCAGTGAGAACATTTAAAGCAAATGTAGGTTGGGATTGGAACTTAGGTCAAGCCTATGCTAACTTTGGAGAAAAGATGAACTTTGAGAAAGGAGTGCACTATTCGCTTGTATTGCCCGAAGGAAGTCTGAGACCAAGATTCCGCGCCGACATAACGAATGAAGAAGCAAAAGTAGATTTTGTAGGCGGATATACTGAACCTATGGAGACAATAAACTATGTAGGGTGCAACATTCTTGATAATAAAGATGGTGTGCTTAACGAAGTTCGTTTTTTCTATAACCAGCCAATAATGCTTTCGCCGAATGCCAAGATACAACTATTTGGCAATAACAACAAACTGATTAAAGAAGCTACGCCTGTATTGACTAAAGAGAAAGAACAATGGGTTGTTTCTTGTAATTTCGGTGGAGTAGAAGTGCCACACGAGGGCTGTTATATAGTAATTCCGGAAGGAAGTATTATTTCGGCAAATGGCAATGTTGTAGTTAATTCTAAAAATGTCTTGAGCGTAACTAATCCGACAGGAATAGGCAAGGTATCGAACAATGATGTAGGTATTTGTGTATCTGGAAGACAGGTTGTTATAGACAATGCTCCTTTAGGTGAGACTCTGTCTGTATATTCGGTTAATGGAACAAAAATAGCAAACAGCCTTGTGTCTTCTTCGCATATTGTTTTAGAATTGCCATCAGAAGGTATATATATTGTTTCTATAAATGGCTATGTTAATAAGATAGTGGCGCGATAG
- a CDS encoding IS30 family transposase encodes MYHQLISEQRSQIFALLQKKTARKEIADIVGISQSTLSREIKRNSTPSGKYIWTKAHDMAMQRRKSTVTNAKLSDELVWRIKEYITNDQWSPRQISGYLRMNEGIEVSHQSIYNIIHNDTTGKLAEHTRHKMKYRHRPKGGHLPIKDRVSIHERSKEVDGKRFGDFEMDLIVAPAQHAILTMVEKSTNMLFMQKLPFGKLSKPLVKVVRKLLLPYKDSLKTITTDNGPEFAAHKDITKYLGVPVYFADPYCSWQKGAVENTNKLIRQYIPKKDSFDNYTDKRIMSIQKKLNERPREKLNFSTPKCEFFKHVL; translated from the coding sequence ATGTATCATCAATTAATCTCGGAGCAAAGGTCGCAAATTTTTGCCTTACTCCAAAAGAAAACAGCGAGAAAAGAAATTGCCGACATCGTCGGTATTAGTCAGTCAACACTCTCACGTGAAATCAAACGCAACAGCACGCCTTCCGGGAAGTATATCTGGACGAAGGCGCATGATATGGCTATGCAGCGCAGAAAGAGCACGGTAACCAACGCCAAGCTCTCCGACGAATTAGTTTGGAGAATTAAAGAATATATTACCAACGACCAGTGGTCTCCAAGACAAATATCAGGGTATCTGCGCATGAATGAGGGCATAGAGGTGTCCCACCAGTCCATCTATAACATCATCCACAATGACACAACAGGGAAACTTGCAGAGCACACAAGGCATAAGATGAAATACAGGCATCGTCCCAAAGGCGGACATCTTCCAATAAAGGACAGGGTGAGTATCCATGAAAGAAGTAAGGAAGTTGACGGGAAGAGATTCGGAGATTTTGAGATGGACTTGATCGTCGCCCCTGCCCAGCACGCCATACTCACAATGGTGGAGAAATCCACCAATATGTTGTTTATGCAGAAACTGCCATTTGGAAAACTGTCAAAGCCTCTGGTAAAGGTGGTTAGGAAACTACTGCTGCCATACAAGGACAGCCTCAAGACGATTACAACAGATAACGGACCTGAATTTGCGGCACATAAGGACATCACCAAATACTTAGGCGTGCCCGTGTACTTCGCTGACCCATATTGTTCATGGCAAAAGGGAGCTGTTGAGAATACAAACAAATTAATCAGGCAGTATATACCTAAAAAGGATTCGTTTGATAACTATACGGACAAGAGAATTATGTCCATACAAAAGAAATTGAACGAAAGACCAAGAGAAAAATTAAACTTTTCTACTCCAAAGTGCGAGTTCTTTAAACACGTTTTGTAA
- a CDS encoding T9SS type A sorting domain-containing protein, which translates to MFVSISYAQTNVIDGHEYVDMGLPSGTLWATCNIGAESSTDFGDYFAWGETEPKEEYTNENYKFFEGYKEIPGVAYYTLCTNIGENICGTEYDAARVKWGGRWRLPTFEEVGELVRLCWNKWEEVDGIWGRRFHYGANENTLFLPAAGYAATYQGTTYRNQNWKGYCWTGTLHRAEGDPDDLITKAKDIDYDSGSVGRRSSKRTIGLPIRPVINPRETGIADIAYTRNIYVIYRNGSIELSSIENCDHIDILNVCGQKILSSTVMTKSIETPHFSKGIYICALAKQGKLVCTRRIIVK; encoded by the coding sequence ATGTTCGTTTCAATTTCTTATGCACAAACAAATGTGATTGACGGACATGAATATGTGGATATGGGGCTTCCAAGCGGCACCCTGTGGGCAACCTGCAACATCGGCGCTGAGTCTTCCACAGACTTCGGAGACTACTTCGCGTGGGGAGAGACAGAGCCTAAAGAGGAATATACTAATGAGAATTACAAATTCTTTGAAGGATACAAAGAGATTCCCGGAGTTGCCTATTACACGTTATGCACGAATATCGGAGAAAATATCTGCGGGACGGAATACGATGCAGCAAGGGTAAAATGGGGCGGACGATGGCGCCTGCCTACTTTTGAGGAGGTAGGGGAACTCGTGAGACTCTGCTGGAATAAATGGGAGGAAGTGGACGGCATTTGGGGCAGACGCTTCCATTATGGTGCAAATGAAAACACCCTGTTTCTTCCTGCTGCCGGATACGCTGCTACATATCAAGGGACAACATATCGTAACCAGAATTGGAAAGGATATTGTTGGACCGGAACGCTTCATAGAGCAGAAGGAGATCCTGATGATCTTATAACGAAAGCCAAAGATATAGATTACGATTCAGGCAGTGTTGGCAGAAGATCTAGCAAGAGAACAATCGGTCTTCCCATTCGTCCCGTTATCAATCCCAGAGAAACCGGGATTGCCGATATTGCATATACACGAAATATCTACGTAATATACCGTAATGGTTCAATAGAATTAAGTTCCATAGAAAACTGCGACCATATTGATATTCTGAATGTATGCGGGCAGAAGATTCTCTCTTCCACAGTTATGACAAAGAGCATTGAGACACCTCACTTTTCAAAGGGCATATACATCTGCGCCTTGGCAAAGCAAGGCAAATTGGTTTGTACACGGAGGATAATTGTCAAGTAA
- a CDS encoding glycosyltransferase, whose product MKYSIIVPVFNRPDEVDELLSSLLSQTFTDFEVIIVEDGSQKTCEEVCKKYSNQLDLHYFMKSNSGPGQSRNYGAERAKGEYLLILDSDVVLPEGYLSAIEEELKREPADAFGGPDAAHESFSETQKAISYSMTSFFTTGGIRGGKKKLDKFYPRSFNMGIRRDVYMELGGFSKMRFGEDIDFSIRIFKANKRCRLFPDAWVWHKRRTDFRKFYRQVYNSGIARINLYKKYPKSLKLVHLLPMVFTVGVIFLSLLFIIGLFVSLVPSVSYSSKAVGLSFCICAIAPILLYSILILIDSTVQNKSIKIGFLSIRAAFVQLMGYGFGFIEAWWKRCIKGKDEFAAFEKNFYK is encoded by the coding sequence ATGAAATACAGCATCATTGTTCCTGTTTTTAACCGACCGGACGAAGTAGACGAACTTCTGTCGAGTTTATTAAGCCAGACTTTTACCGATTTTGAAGTAATCATTGTAGAAGATGGTTCGCAAAAGACATGCGAAGAGGTTTGCAAGAAATATTCAAATCAACTCGATCTGCATTATTTTATGAAGTCTAATTCTGGTCCGGGACAAAGCCGAAATTATGGTGCTGAACGTGCAAAAGGCGAATACTTACTTATTCTGGATTCTGACGTAGTATTACCTGAAGGATATTTAAGTGCTATTGAAGAAGAACTTAAACGTGAACCTGCCGATGCTTTCGGTGGTCCTGACGCAGCCCACGAATCATTTTCTGAAACTCAAAAAGCTATTTCTTACTCTATGACTTCATTTTTTACTACCGGTGGCATTCGTGGTGGCAAAAAGAAGTTAGACAAGTTTTATCCTCGTTCTTTCAATATGGGCATTCGTCGAGATGTTTATATGGAGCTGGGAGGATTTTCCAAGATGCGTTTCGGAGAAGATATAGACTTCTCCATTCGTATTTTTAAAGCTAATAAACGTTGTCGCCTCTTTCCAGATGCATGGGTTTGGCACAAACGCCGTACCGATTTCAGAAAATTTTATAGACAAGTGTACAATTCGGGGATTGCACGCATAAACCTTTATAAGAAATATCCAAAATCGCTGAAACTAGTTCATCTGCTACCAATGGTATTCACCGTGGGGGTTATATTCCTTAGCCTACTTTTTATTATCGGTCTTTTCGTTTCGCTCGTGCCGTCGGTTTCTTATTCTTCAAAAGCTGTGGGTTTATCTTTTTGTATATGTGCTATTGCCCCTATCCTACTCTATTCGATCTTAATCTTGATAGATAGCACTGTTCAGAACAAAAGCATAAAAATTGGCTTTCTTAGTATTCGCGCAGCTTTCGTGCAACTTATGGGCTATGGTTTCGGATTTATTGAAGCATGGTGGAAACGCTGCATAAAAGGCAAAGACGAATTTGCAGCCTTCGAAAAGAATTTCTATAAATAA
- the radC gene encoding RadC family protein has protein sequence MVEKTKLTINKWAVEDRPREKLINIGADKLSNAELLAILIGSGSTRESAVELMKRVLADCKNNLNTLGKLSITDLTTYNGIGEAKAVTILAACELGKRRQASDIAKRPNLDSAPAIYNYMYPKVQDKDVEEAWILLMNQKLDLIEAKCISHGGITGTAIDVRIILKEALLKNATAIALCHNHPSGNPRPSREDDNITNCLKKAADTMHIYFVDHVIVAQQHFYSYREEGRI, from the coding sequence ATGGTGGAAAAAACAAAACTAACCATCAATAAATGGGCAGTAGAAGACCGTCCACGCGAGAAACTTATAAATATTGGAGCCGACAAACTTTCTAATGCCGAACTTTTAGCAATCCTTATTGGTTCCGGTTCTACACGTGAAAGTGCCGTCGAACTTATGAAGCGTGTGTTGGCAGACTGTAAGAATAACCTTAATACACTTGGAAAATTATCTATAACCGACCTTACAACTTACAATGGTATAGGCGAAGCAAAAGCTGTAACCATACTTGCCGCATGCGAATTAGGAAAAAGACGACAGGCATCTGACATTGCAAAACGCCCAAATCTTGATTCTGCCCCTGCCATATACAATTATATGTACCCAAAAGTACAAGATAAAGATGTAGAGGAAGCCTGGATATTACTGATGAACCAAAAGTTAGACCTTATCGAAGCTAAATGTATTTCGCACGGAGGTATTACAGGAACTGCTATTGACGTGCGCATAATTTTAAAAGAAGCATTACTGAAAAATGCCACTGCAATTGCTCTATGCCATAATCACCCCAGCGGAAATCCTCGACCCAGCAGAGAAGACGACAATATTACTAACTGTTTAAAGAAAGCTGCCGACACGATGCACATTTATTTTGTAGACCACGTTATTGTTGCCCAACAGCACTTTTATTCGTACCGCGAAGAAGGAAGAATATAA
- a CDS encoding DUF4840 domain-containing protein gives MKKTLNKMMLVTFSSIALLGITSCNLDNNKDNKGLTPAEVKVAYESVKGNYTGKVFFNRLNESATSLERDSLPVSATINTDSTLIINNLPMKVLTGQLENKDLKNSIESLGTTNLKCYIGFVKKDPVTFLVNPTPLSLNINYKGKAQLFKTSFFLNNRNSFAQVTGKNKLTMQIVQSANMYLDDHLATSRANNTALLFRLEHR, from the coding sequence ATGAAGAAAACATTAAACAAAATGATGCTGGTGACATTCAGCAGCATTGCATTACTTGGCATTACATCGTGCAATCTTGACAATAATAAAGATAATAAGGGACTTACACCAGCCGAAGTCAAAGTCGCATACGAAAGCGTAAAAGGAAACTATACGGGAAAAGTCTTTTTCAACAGGCTTAACGAAAGTGCAACATCTCTCGAAAGGGACAGTTTACCAGTTTCTGCAACCATTAATACCGACTCAACGCTTATTATCAATAATCTTCCAATGAAAGTACTCACGGGTCAATTAGAGAATAAAGACTTAAAGAACTCTATTGAGAGTTTAGGAACAACCAATTTGAAATGTTATATAGGTTTCGTTAAGAAAGATCCAGTAACGTTCTTGGTAAACCCTACCCCGCTTTCACTCAACATAAACTATAAGGGCAAGGCACAGTTGTTTAAGACAAGCTTCTTCTTGAACAATAGGAATTCTTTTGCTCAAGTTACTGGAAAGAATAAACTTACAATGCAAATCGTCCAATCAGCCAATATGTATCTTGACGACCATCTCGCAACCAGTAGAGCAAACAACACTGCATTACTCTTCAGATTAGAACACAGATAA
- a CDS encoding HU family DNA-binding protein: MNYSLNKRKMGVGPKKGLTMYIARAVCQKQRVSIDRLCEFMADGSTVSQADVAAVFYKFRTVLNLLCSQGNIVDAGPLGKFRPTFSAKAVEKEDDFKPSTHIKKTMILFRPSTDFRTLHDVEFFKVAAQEKTKGKKKPENGGGSQPHP, encoded by the coding sequence ATGAACTATTCATTAAACAAAAGGAAGATGGGCGTTGGTCCAAAGAAAGGCTTAACAATGTACATAGCCAGAGCAGTTTGCCAAAAGCAACGTGTAAGTATCGACAGACTTTGTGAATTTATGGCAGATGGTTCTACTGTGAGTCAAGCAGATGTTGCAGCTGTTTTTTACAAATTCCGGACAGTATTAAACTTACTTTGTTCGCAAGGTAACATTGTAGATGCGGGACCACTTGGCAAATTCCGTCCTACTTTCAGCGCAAAAGCTGTAGAGAAAGAAGACGACTTTAAGCCTTCTACTCACATTAAAAAGACGATGATTTTGTTCAGACCGAGTACCGACTTCAGAACATTACACGATGTCGAGTTCTTTAAAGTTGCGGCGCAGGAGAAAACAAAAGGTAAAAAGAAGCCTGAAAATGGTGGAGGATCACAACCACACCCTTAA